GGCAGGCGTCCGAGCAGGCGGCCAGGCTTTCCGCGCTCGCCGCCAATCTGGAGCGGGCCGAGATCGAGCGCGAGGCGGCGCTGAGCGCGGGTGAGGAGATCGAGGCGCAGCTCACCGAGGTCGCCCCGCCAGTGGAGAGCGAGGCGGCGCTGGCCGAGGCCCGCGCCCGCGTGGCTCAGGATCGTGCCGTGCTGGCCGAGCTGCGCGCCCGCGCGGACGGCCTCGCCCGCGAGCGCGAGCAGCGCACCCGGCGCCTTGCCGCCATCGCCGAGGAGCAGCGCGGCTGGCGCGCCCGCGCCGAGGGCACCGGCGAGCGTGTCGCGGCGCTGGAAGCGCGCATCGAGGAAGTGGCCTTTGAGTGCGAGGATCTGGAGGAGGCGCCCGCGCGCTTCGCCGCCCGCCGCCGGGCGCTGCTGGACGAAATCGCCAAAGCCGAGGCCGCGCGGCGCGAATCGGGCGACCGCCTCGCCGCCGCCGAGAGCGCGCAGGCGGAGAGCGACCGGGCCGCGCGTGCCGCGCTCGATGCTCTCGCTGGTGCCCGCGAGGCCAGCGCCCGCGCCGAGGCGCGCATCGAGGCGACCCGCCAGCGCCGCGAGGATCTGGTGCGCGAGATCGCCGACATGCTGGACGGCCCGCCCGAGAGCGCCCGCGATATCGCCGGGCTCAACGGTGATTCGCCGCTGCCGGAGGCTTCGGGTGTCGAGGCCGATCTCGACCGGCTGAAGCGCGAGCGCGAGCGGCTGGGCGCAGTCAATCTGCGGGCCGAGGAGGAATTGTCGGAGGTGGAGAGCCGCCAGCAGGGCCTCGCCGCCGAGCGCGAGGACCTGACCGAGGCGATCAAGCGGCTGCGTCAGGGCATTTACAGCCTCAATCGCGAGGCCCGCGAGCGGCTTCAGGCCAGCTTCACCGTGGTCGACGGCCATTTCCGCCAGCTGTTCGGCACGCTGTTCGGCGGCGGCGAGGCGCAGCTGATTCTCACCGATTCGGACGATCCGCTGGAGGCCGGGCTCGACATCATCGCCAAGCCGCCCGGCAAGAAGCCGCAATCGCTCTCGCTGCTCTCCGGCGGCGAGCAGGCGCTGACCGCCATGGCGCTGATCTTCGCGGTGTTCCTCACCAATCCGGCGCCGATCTGCGTGCTGGATGAGGTGGATGCGCCGCTCGACGACGCCAATGTCGAGCGATTCTGCAACCTTCTGGACGAGATGCAGCGCCTCACCGAGACGCGCTTCCTCACCATCACCCACAACCCGATCACCATGAGCCGCATGAACCGGCTGTTCGGCGTCACCATGGCCGAGCGCGGCATCTCCAAGCTGGTCTCGGTCGATCTCGCCACCGCCGAGAGCTTCCGCGAGGCGAGCTGAGGCGGCGCCACGGGGCACGCCACGCCGCCGTGGACAGCGCGGGCGCTGCGGCGATTGCCGTATTGGGTTCCGCGCTCTGGTATGCCAAACACCACAAGACGGCTTCCCTTGGTGCGCCGCGGCATGGGATTGCCTGCGACAGAGCGTCCACCTTTCCGATTTTCGTTGTGTTTACAGACACTTAAAAGATGACTTCACATCCTTGACACCCCTAGGGCCGAACACTATGGTGCGCCCGGTTTCGGGGATGGGAAATCCTTCTCCGGCAAAGCCCGAGCGCAGATCAATGGACGACCGACGCAAAACGGACGGCCAGAAGAACTCGGGGGAGCCGGACCTCTCCGATGCCGAGCTCTCCGGCAGGCTGAGCGGACTTGGCAGCGCCATCGACAAGGTGCGCGCCGAACGCCGGGCTGAGGAGAAGGCGGCGACGCCCGATCGGACGTCGGCGACGGCGGGCATGACATTGGCCTTCCGCCTGGGGGCTGAGTTCGTGGCCGGTGTACTGGTCGGTGCCGGCCTCGGCTGGGGCGTCGACTATCTCTTCGGCACCGCGCCGTGGGGCATGATCGTGTTGCTGCTGTTCGGCTTCGGTGCCGGCATTTTCAACATGATGCGCGCCGCTGGCGAGACGGGCCGCAAAAAGCCGCCTCAAGGCGGTTGACGGGTTTCGGGCGATCGGCCATCCGGCGGATCGGCAGCATATTTCGACGGTGCCGGCCTTGCGGACGGTGCCTTTAGGCGGGGACGGGCGCTTCTGAGGCGCCGTGTTGAGGGCAGCGACCGGCATGGCCAGTGGCAGCGTGATTGATCCGATCCATCAGTTCCAGATCATCAAGATCGTGGATCTGGGGGCGCCGGGCGGCGTGCAGCTCGCCTTCACCAACTCCGCGGCCTTCATGTTCGGCATCGTGGCGCTGGTGTTCTTCTTCCTCACCTTCGCGACGCGCGGGCGCACTCTGGTGCCGAGCCGGCTGCAGTCTCTGGCGGAAGTCTCCTACGAATTCGTGGCCTCGATGGTCCGGTCCACGGCCGGCAATGAGGGCATGAAGTTCTTCCCGCTGGTCTTCTCGCTCTTCATGTTCGTGCTGGTCGCCAACTTCGTTGGCATGATCCCGTACACCTTCACGGTCACCAGCCATCTCGTCGTCACCGCCATGCTGGCGCTGATCGTCATCCTGACGGTCATCATCTACGGCTTCGTGCGGCACGGCACCCACTTCCTCCACCTCTTCGTGCCGTCGGGCGTTCCGGCCTTCCTGCTGCCCTTCATGGTCGTGATCGAGGTCATCTCCTTCCTCTCGCGCCCGATCAGCCTGTCGCTGCGTCTGTTCGCCAACATGCTGGCGGGCCACATCGCCATGAAGGTGTTCGCCGGCTTCATCGTGATGATGAGCGCCACGGGCGTCGCCGGCATCCTCGGCGCGACCCTGCCGCTCGCCATGGTGGTGGCGCTGACCGCGCTCGAATTCCTCGTCGCTTTCCTGCAGGCCTACGTCTTCGCGGTGCTGACCTGCATCTATCTCAACGACGCGCTCCATCCCGGTCACTGACCGGCGCGTCGCGGGACACTCATCCAGCCTTCAACTCAATCTTGCGAATTCAATAGGAGAAGACCATGGATCCGATCGCCGCCAAGTTCCTCGGTGCCGGTCTCGCCTGTCTCGGCATGGGCCTCGCCGCCATCGGCGTCGGTAACATCTTCGGCAACTTCCTGTCGGGCGCCCTGCGCAACCCGTCGGCGGCCGATGGCCAGTTCGCCCGCGCCTTCATCGGCGCGGCGCTCGCGGAAGGTCTCGGCATCTTCGCGCTCGTCGTCGCCCTCGTCCTGCTCTTCGTGGTCTGACGCATCCTGCGGTTGGTTGCGGGCGCGCCCACCCGGCGCGCCCCGTCCGTTTTGATCGAGGAAGCCTGAACCATGTCCGAGACCCAGGGTCCGGCCGGCACCTTCGTCATCGCCCAGGCGGAAACGCCGGCGGCGCATGGCGCGGCGTCCGGTCACGGCGTCGAAATCCAGGTTCCGCCGGGCGAGGCGCACGGTGGGGGCTTCCCGCCCTTCGACGCCCATACCTTCCCCTCGCAGATCATCTGGCTGGCGATCGCCTTCGGCGCGCTCTACCTGCTGATGAGCCGCATCGCCCTGCCGCGCATCGCCACCATCCTGGAAGAGCGTCACGATCGCATCGCTGACGACCTCGAGGAGGCCGGCAAGCTGAAGGGCGAGAGCGAGGCGGCGGCCACGGCCTATGAGCAGGCGCTCGCCAGCGCCCGCAACAAGGCCCACGGCATCGCCACCGAAACCCGCGATTCGCTCGCGGCGGAGGCCGAGACGCGCCGCAAGGCGCTCGAGGCCGAGCTCGCCGCCAAGCTGGCGGCGGCCGAGGCGCAGATCGCGGCCACCAAGACGTCGGCCATGGCCAATGTCCGCGGCATCGCCGTCGACGCGGCCGGCGCCATCGTCCACCAGCTGATCGGCACCGTCCCCGCCCCGCAGGCGGTTGAGGCGGCGGTCGATCAGGCCACCAAGAGCTGAGGTCGCGGAAATGGGTACAGCGGAACTCTGGGTCGCCGTCG
Above is a window of Ancylobacter sp. WKF20 DNA encoding:
- a CDS encoding F0F1 ATP synthase subunit B, whose translation is MSETQGPAGTFVIAQAETPAAHGAASGHGVEIQVPPGEAHGGGFPPFDAHTFPSQIIWLAIAFGALYLLMSRIALPRIATILEERHDRIADDLEEAGKLKGESEAAATAYEQALASARNKAHGIATETRDSLAAEAETRRKALEAELAAKLAAAEAQIAATKTSAMANVRGIAVDAAGAIVHQLIGTVPAPQAVEAAVDQATKS
- a CDS encoding F0F1 ATP synthase subunit A, which codes for MIDPIHQFQIIKIVDLGAPGGVQLAFTNSAAFMFGIVALVFFFLTFATRGRTLVPSRLQSLAEVSYEFVASMVRSTAGNEGMKFFPLVFSLFMFVLVANFVGMIPYTFTVTSHLVVTAMLALIVILTVIIYGFVRHGTHFLHLFVPSGVPAFLLPFMVVIEVISFLSRPISLSLRLFANMLAGHIAMKVFAGFIVMMSATGVAGILGATLPLAMVVALTALEFLVAFLQAYVFAVLTCIYLNDALHPGH
- a CDS encoding AtpZ/AtpI family protein, with translation MDDRRKTDGQKNSGEPDLSDAELSGRLSGLGSAIDKVRAERRAEEKAATPDRTSATAGMTLAFRLGAEFVAGVLVGAGLGWGVDYLFGTAPWGMIVLLLFGFGAGIFNMMRAAGETGRKKPPQGG
- a CDS encoding F0F1 ATP synthase subunit C; its protein translation is MDPIAAKFLGAGLACLGMGLAAIGVGNIFGNFLSGALRNPSAADGQFARAFIGAALAEGLGIFALVVALVLLFVV